GGTCATGAAATCAGGCTTACTAGCCTTTAGATTCAGCCCCAGCGATACCCATTTATGAGTGCCTTTACGCAGAGATGCAAGATGAATCCTTTATAGTTAACACTGAAAAACTAGCTTATGGCTCGGcctctgtagctcagcagctaggctaccagccacacacaccggagctgcAGGGTTCACATctaacccaggcctgccaaacaacagtagctgggtgttgtggtgggcacctgtggtctcagatacttgggagactgaggcaagagaatcactcaagcccaagagtctgaggttgctgtgagctgtgacgccatggcactctcccaagggcaaagtgagactctgtctcaacaaaaaaaaagaaaagaaaaactagtttaTAGCAATTTCTAACAAACTGCAGGTATGACCTATTGGAGGGCTCTGCAAACAAGGTAGTAGGTCTTACCAACATACaaatgaatatattataaaataccaAAGtgtgggctgcgcctgtggctcagtgagccgggcgctggccccatataccgagggtggcgggttcaaacccggccccggccaaactgcaacaaaaaaatagccgggcgttgtggtgggcgcctgtagtcccagctacttgggaggctgaggcaggagatcgcctaagcccaggagttgggggttgctgtgagctgtgtgacgccacggcactctacggagggcaataaagtgaaactctgtctctacaaaaaaaaaaaaaataccaaagtgTATCATTATCATACTTAGCAACGATAAGTATTATTCTGTGATACCTTGGTTTCAATCAGTACATACATATGctgtgaaatatatttcttactgtgagtcaaatgtttgaaaaacactgcttggTGTATATTAGCTGTTTGAGCAGTTTATGAAACTTATaggggattattattattatcactctCTGCAGAAGAGAGTGaactgagactttaaaaaaaaaaaatagtcattcatttgctaggtcacatagagaaaatggaataGCCATATAGGGACTCAGGCAGGGTGACCCCAATAGTTCCTGCTCTTAAAATTGTTCTCTAATTCCATGAGTGTTTTTGCTTCCTCCCCTGCCGTGGCTATTCAAAGGTCCATGGCAGGAGGCCTGCCCTCAACCATCTATgaagaaatctcaaaaaaaataaaataaaaattgatttatttgCTGACATGACTCAAATTAATCTAGCTCTTCATAAGAGGCTTAAGGAATTCTCAGCATTATAATCATactccaaaaacactgaaaatcaTAATATGCCTCTAGTAGATTAAACATAGCTATAAATTCTTGGCCCCTCTGGGAGGTAGAGTTGATGTCCCATCCACTTGAATCTGAGAAGACTATGATCGTTTCAACCAACAGAGCACAGCATAAGCGAGGCTATGTGACATCCAAGGACAGGTGACAAGAAGCCCTGCGGCTTGTTTAATCATTGAAACACTTGCTCTCGGAGCCCTGAACCTCCATGTGAGAGGAACCCTGAGGCTTCCATGTAACAAAAGCGAGGTACGTGCACTCAGGTAGACGGACCAGCCATGTACTGCCTCCCAGCCACCCAGGCTAGGGCTCCAGAGATGTGTGTGAAGTTAAGTGTGGACACCAAGACCAGGCCATTTGCTGAATACCACCAACAGACTTCCAGCAATGCCATGTAAAACAGAGTTAGGCCCTGTCCAAGATTTTGATCCTCTAAATGCAAGCCATGAAAGTTTCCAGCCACTGGGGTTTGGGAAGTTGGTTACACAGGTGTAGCTAGCTGGACCAGAACTTGGTACGTGGGAGTGGGGGTGCTTCTCACAAACCCTAAAACATGGCATTGACTTTGGAACTGGATTGGGCCTTTTTTTTAGCAAAAACTGGAAGGCCCTGGAGGAGACTGTTGGTAAATTCCAAACAGGCCTCAAAGAATTTGGTCCGGGCTGGAACTGAGGGACTTGTTAGTGGAGGTTGGAGAGAGGTGAGTTATTTTATGCAGTAGCAGCAAGTTTGGCAACACTGTTACCTGTGAGGAACAGGTAGGTCTAGCCAGCAAGGTTTTTCAGCAGTGTTGAAAGTACCAGCTGGTTTCTTTTAGCCACCTATGACAAGATGTGATTACAGAAAGATGGACTGAGAAATAACCAGTCTTTACAGCAAAAGTTAAAGACTTTTGACGTGTAAGCCTGTTTGTCTACAGGAGAGCATCAATAGGGGCCTTGCtaggtttgaaaataaaattcttcctcATTCCCAGCCTTTCCAGATAACAAAAGGTCCCCAAAGTAAGAAGCAGCTCCAGAGTTAAGATTATTTGAAGGATGTGGCTAAATGATTTTTGATTGATCCTCTCCAGTAGACAAACAGGCTTGCACATCCACAGGCACTTTGTCTCAAAGCACCTTGACTGTCAGCCCCAGCCAGAGAGGACCTCTCTTCAAAAGATTGGAGGGTGTGGCTTTTGTCCAATGGAGTCAATCCCAATAAGATTTATAGAAAGCCCACAAAGTGGAGAGTTGCTAGGCAGCAGTCCGGGGTTACTTTGGCTTAGGGTTGACTGCCCAACTCTGGGCAGAAGAAAGCAGCCTCTGGCGTCCTGGCTCTTCTGGGAACGGGTGGCGGGTGTGGACAACCCTGACGTGAAAGCGGGAAGGTGACTTGGACGACTAAAAATTGATGGTgaagattaacatttgaattatttcaaGATGAGCTTCCTGTTGCCCAAGCTGACCTGCAAAAAGGAAGTAGACCAGGTGATAAAAAGTACTGCTGAGAAGGTGTTGGTGCTCAGGTTTGGGAGAGATGAAGCTCCTGTCTGCCTGCAGCTACATGATATTCTTTCTAAGACCTCTTCTGACCTAAGTAAAATGGCTGCTATATACCTGGTAGATGTGGACCAAAGTCCCGTTTATACACAATATTTTGACATCAGTTATATTCCATCTACCGTCTTTTTCTTCAATGGGCAGCATACGAAAGTGGACTATGGGTCTCCAGATCACACTAAGTTTGTGGgaagtttcaaaacaaaacaagacttcATAGATTTGATTGAAGTAATCTATCAAGGAGCAATGAGAAGAAAACTTATTGTCCAAAGTCCTATTGATCCCAAGAATATTCCCAAATATGACCTTCTCTATCAAGACATTTAACACAGTAACTGCTGTCAAAGACAAAGACACATCTGGAAACAGTACCTGAATCCCAGCTGGGCTGTTTTTCTGGAGTCCTTCAGAAATGTGTCTAGTGTCCAGCGGAGAAGGGGTTTGACAAACGTGCATGTAGAGTTCTCTCCCCTGGGGAGATCGCTCCTCAGCTCTCCTGAGATGTCTAATGTCTGCTCCCTGCGAATCTCAGAATAGTCAGTCATTGGTGCTCACTTTCCCCAGGTGgtttttttaccttctttttataGTGTGCTTTCTTTATACCTGAAGATAATTCAGAATCTTCCCAAACATTGGCTAGCAACCAATTCAATTTAAGCATGTTTATTTGACATATAAGTAAATTAGAGAGTCAATGCCCATAGGagcaaaaatacatattttctacaCTAGATGTGCATGCagacctacacacacacacatcccaaaGCTCCAGTCCTTATTATCTAATTTCTCTTAGAATAATTAATTCTCTACTGAATAGATAATAGCTCTTCTTGCCCATTTTATTTTAGAGCCTGCTGGCTCTGACTATTAGAGCACTGCCATGTTTGGCTCATTTAGCTCACTTTTATGTTGTTACATTGCCAAAGAAGTGAGAACTTGAACCTACACCCTCCAGTACCAAATTTGAGTGAAACAAAGAATTAACCACTCTTAGTAAGTAGGTACAGATCTCTCCCAGAAGTTGCTGCCCCTTCCTGAGGCACAGAATTGTACTTCCAGGGCTCAAAACTAAAAGAGATGTCATAATTGTTAGACAGAAATGTCGCTGTTGTGggatttgcctattttaaaaactttatgaggaattcTTACTATTCCAGGGTCACCTAGCACAACCTTGGTCAAGTTACTTCTCTTTTCAAAACCTCAAGGCGTTGACCTTCTAGGATGAGAAAATGGGTGCAGAGCTGGAGGGCACTGGGCCAGCTTATCACCTGCTTGACAGCCCCTGAACACCTTGGGAACAGAAGCCCCATTCTGTTCAGGGCAGCACTGTCACTGAAAGTTCCACCCTTTTTACCAGCAGCTTCCTTTCTAAGCCTCTCTTGCAGGAGGGGTGACTGCAGGACTTGGTTCTGGCCAGCACAGCATAGAGGGAAGACTTCTGGGCTGATAAAAGAAGAGAGCCACTCCAGGAATAAGGCAAAACAAATTCTGTCACCACCACCTATGTCTGCTCTCCTCCACATCCTTTTGATGTTAATCATGATGCCATCTTAGGACCACGAGGCTGCCAACCTCAGGATGAAAACTCAGTGTGCTGAGAATGATAAAAAGAACCTGGTCCCCGATAATGTTATTGAGCTACTGAGTGAACTCTAGACCCACCTCCTTCCAACttccataaaagaataaaatgtcttcattgcctaaaaaaaaaagcccacaaagCTTTTAAGAAAATGCACTTAACAGAAGCATCATTGGCTTAGACTGAAGGGGACAGGACGCTAAGAGACCATAGGCCACCAGTGCTCTGCAGATGGTAGGAAGCAGGTTGAAAAATCGCTCAACCACCAACACGAAGCTCAGCAGAGCGCAGCACCTGCCACCATGGCAGATTTCCAGGGACTTTGTGGATTCAAACAACATAGATTGTTGATCTTATAGTTCTCTAGATCAGAAGTCATGTGCACGTTTCACCAGACTAAAACCAAGAAGTTGGCAGGGCTGCCTTCCGTTTTGGCGTCTCTAAGGAAGAAACTATTTCCTGCTCATtctggttgttggcagaattcaccaCCTAGAGATTATAAGGTCGAGTTCCCCATTTTCTTGCTGGCTATAACATGAGGCCATTTGCAGCCTCCAGAGGTCATCATGTCCCCTGGGGTCACAGCCTTTTTTTCCtaccttcaaagccagcagcagCTTCTGTCTGACTCACTGCCCTGCTTCTTCTGCTCTCACAGAGGCAGATGACCAGATCTGGCCCATCCAGAACATTCTTTCCATCTCCAATTCTTcaccttaatcacatctgcaaagcccCTTTCGCCATGTAAGCTAACATAGTCCTGGATTCTGATAATTAGGACTTGAATATCTTTGGGGAGAATTCTCTGCCTGCCATAATTTCTACATCATCATCTACCCTCTATAGCACCTACCTGAGAAGCTACCCTCTGTAGAAGGGTAGAGAATTACTTTCAATATTAATCACTGTATGATCACTTTCTATGGCCACATAATGATTTATTATagacttactatatgccaggaaaATGTGCTAAGTGCTTTTATAAGTAtattataattgtattttataactagtatagaaataaataatactatCTCTGCTACAGAGATGAAAATAGATTAAGTCATGTGAGGGTAATCatacagctggtaagtggcaTGGCGGGAGTTCAAACCTGCGTCCATCTAAGGCCAGTAATCTTCttcctttattccttcttttgtttatttcttcttaataTCCTTCGTATGACTAgacagaagaaaaacacaaatagtGCAAACAAGCCTCCTATCAAAAGTGCATTCcccgtttattgcagcccaattcataattgctaagtcatggaagaagcccacatgcccatccacccacaaatggattaataaggtatatgtacaccatggaatattatgcagccttaaggaaagatggagactttacctctttcatgtttacatggatggagctggaacatattcttcttagcaaagtatctcaagaatggaagaaaaagtatccaatgtactcagccctactatgaaactaatttatagctttcatatgaaacccataacccaattatagcccaagaatatgcagaaatgggaaaggaaggggaagggagaggagaggataagtggagggagggcaattggtgagattacacctacagtacatcttacaagggtacatgtgaaacttactaaatatagaatataaatgtcttaacacaataactaagaaaatgccatgaaggctatgttaaccagtttgatgaaaatatttcaaattgtatataaaaccagcacattgtacccccacaattgcattaatgtacacagctatgatttaatttttttttaaaagtaagaacaataaaaaataaatttaaaaaaaaagtgcattccCCTTCCCCCTCTGGCACTGGTTTCCAGCTTCCCTCCTCAAAGAAAAGCACTGCTCTGAGTTTCCTGGGTAGCATTCTAAATACATCCTGTGTATACACAAATACACAGGTGTATCTTTTTTTTGCACAAGTGGTAGTACTTTAAACagagtttttcaacttttttcataTAAGCAGATGTCTCTAAAATTTTTAAACCATGTATTCCATTTctataagccaaaaaaaaaaaagagagagagaaagagttaaAAACTTGAAAATCTGATAGTAATCTAAGGAAATCTACTTGTTTAAACCATAAAAGATTAATGTGACCAAggcaaatcaaatattttatttctccgggattttttcaattaaatcttttaaatatcTGTCTGCTTTTTATATCAGTTAATGGACAGCAAGTATTAGGTTTATTAAGCAAATGGGGGTAAAAAAGTATGATATAACCTATGTAGTAATGTGGTTAAGTTATATTCAAGGTGTAGATAACTATAGACCCTTGAACAAAGGATAAGTGACATTATTGAAACTGATTTTCACTAATCACTAGGTAAAAAACTATAAgggatacaaaaagaaaatacatggacATTTTTTCCACAGAGTTCTGAAATAGCTTCTTTTTAAACGTTCTGAAGCTAAAGCTgataattatatgaaaaaaattaccttGGATACCTCTCATATGGGTTTGCTTCCATCTACTACGgatgcaaaataaaatttgagcAAAAGTTTTCTGAAGAAGTAGCAGAAAAGTTTCATTagtataaaacaagaaaatataaaatgtacagaagatgaaaggaaatttTTGCAATAGGAGAGATTAATTCAATACTTCAAGGATCATACTTTTGGAATAGGCATTTCTGTTCAAACATATGGGAATTATCAAACTTCATCTTTCAGAATAAACTATGCaaaaatgtcataaaaaataaaactatccatTAATAAAACCTGCTTTTCCTTTGGTAGTTAAAAAAAAGATGGCCCAAATGTTTGGTTATACATTTTTCATCATGCCTGGGTAACTGATACATCAAAGTGAcaacataaataatatatatgagaATAATTCACTTATGCTTGCTTTAGACCTCCCCCAGCAGCACACTCCAAAACCAGGACTCTAGTGTAATTCTTTGGTTTGGGAGATCCCAGGAAATGCTGCAGGGAGCAGAAAGTCCATGGTGGAGTCTGTCTTATCAACTGTGGGCAGTCAGATAGTATCAAAAGGCTCTGGGAGCTGGTGCAGAACATGCCCTACCGGGGTGGAGACAGCTGGAGGATTTATCCACTAGCTGTCGTTGGCTGAGAGCTGCTCCCCAAAGATGTTGATTTGTGGACCCCTTCAACCCTCTGGGAACACAGGAAGGGTGCTCAGACCCAGAGGAAGCCCTCAGGCCACAGACTGTGCACTGTAGGAATAGACCTGAGGACGTAGGGACAGTCTCTGAGACACTATTTTAGATGAGAGGTAGGCTAATATTTTCTGTCaagggccagagagtaaatattttaggcttcacAAGCCATTACAATCTCTGCCTCAGCTACTTAACTGTGGAGCTGTATCACAAAAGCAGCCGTAGacagaacaaaaaaatcaaatgagcACTGTTATGACTCAATAACAATTTATGGACactaaaatttaaattgtatataattttcatgtcttaggaaatgttatttttctgatttttttttcaatcctttaaaaatgcaaagactATTCTTAGCTATACAAGAGCAGGAGGGAGGCCTCCAGGCCAAGTTGCCAACCCTTGTTTTAGACTCTGAAGCTAGTTACTAACCATTTATAAAGTCCCATGGGAGGTAACATTCAATTTGCAAGAATACCACATGGTAACATTTGACAACCAATTGAACACAAAAATGGCcctcttgtttcaaaaaataatttatttccatgTTAGTTTTATTGCTCTATGCTGGAGTTACTGATGAGTTATTAAATGAAGTGAATATGTATATGAAAATCCAAGTGATAAAAACTATCTCACACATGTTTAAATGCTATTAGCATTCATTTCATTAACCTATTCTTTTAAGTCAAACTTACCTTGTATCTTATGACtactgaaaaaaaatgaattactatATCACAGAGAGTTTTTCGAGTACATTGTGCAAATTTGCATATTGGAATTAACTATGAAATCTAAATAATGTAATCTGGAAAAGCAACCACacaatgtcattttaaatttttgagtatttttctattttttcaaattaataagaaggtacaatttttaggttacattgttctcacttccagggtaaagttc
This Nycticebus coucang isolate mNycCou1 chromosome 1, mNycCou1.pri, whole genome shotgun sequence DNA region includes the following protein-coding sequences:
- the LOC128589197 gene encoding thioredoxin-like protein 4B; the protein is MSFLLPKLTCKKEVDQVIKSTAEKVLVLRFGRDEAPVCLQLHDILSKTSSDLSKMAAIYLVDVDQSPVYTQYFDISYIPSTVFFFNGQHTKVDYGSPDHTKFVGSFKTKQDFIDLIEVIYQGAMRRKLIVQSPIDPKNIPKYDLLYQDI